CGCGGACAACGGCTTCATAAAGATCGACTCGCCGATACTCACCCCGGCCGCGTGCGAGGGCACCTCCACGCTCTTCGAGGTGGACTACTTCGACCTGGGCAAGGCGTATCTCTCCCAGTCCGGCCAGCTCTACATCGAGGCCGCGATAATGAGCCACGGCCGCGTCTTCGACTTCGGGCCGGTCTTCCGCGCGGAGAAATCGAAGACACGCCGCCACCTGACCGAATTCTGGATGATGGACGCGGAGATGGCGTTCTGCGATCACAACGGCAGCATGGAGATCCAGGAGCAGCTCATAAGCCACATCGTGAAGCGCGCGATAGAGCGCAACTGCCAGGAGTTGAACATACTCGAGCGCGACGTGGAGAGGCTCGCGAAGGTCGCGCCCCCGTTCCCGCGCATGACGCACGCCGAGGCGGTGGAGAAGCTGCACAAGCTGGGCAGCGACATAAAGGAGGACGATGATCTTGGCGGCGACGACGAGACGCTCATCACCCGCGACGAGGAGAAACCCCTCTTCATCGAAAAGTACCCGGCCAAGGTGAAGGCGTTCTACATGAAGCGCGACCCTGAGAACGACGACCTGGCGCTCTGCTCGGATCTGCTCGCGCCAGACGGGTTCGGCGAGATCATCGGCGGCTCCCAGCGCGAGGACGACTACGACACTCTCGTGCGCCGCCTGGATGAGAACAAGCTGCCGCGACGGGCCTTCGAATGGTACCTCGACCTCAGAAAATACGGCAGCGTCCCGCACGCCGGATTCGGCTACGGGCTGGAGAGGCTCACCGGATGGATCTGCGGCGTGACGCACATCCGCGAGACGATCCCCTTCCCGAGGCTCATCACGCGGCTCACCCCCTAAAAGGCTTCCATGTCGCACAACCGTCTCACTCTGTTGTCTTTAGCCCTCATGGCGACGATCCTCTGCTCGGCTTCGTACGCCCGTGCGGATGAGCGTTCGCCAAAGCGCGATCTGCGCTACGACCTGAGGCTCGACCTCGCCGCCACCTCGATCGCCACCGCAGGCTGGATACTGACCAGTGCGCTCCAGGACGAGATGGCGCCCGCAGGCTGCAGGTGGTGTTCGGTGGACTCGTTCGACAGCTGGGGGCATGACAACATAAAGTGGTCTAGCATCAAGACGGCCGATTACGCGAGCCACGCGTTGGCCTACGGGCTCGCGCCCGCCCTGGCCTTCGGCCTGGACGCCCTGGCGGCGAATGCGGACGATGCGATCGACGGATTCTGGGTCGACGCGCTCGTCATAGCCGAGGCCGCCGCGATCTCCTCGTTCGCCACGCAGATCGTGCAGATATCCGCAGGCCGCCAGAGGCCGTACGCACACTACGGGACAGGGGGCTCGAGCGGCCCCTCCGACAACACGTCGTTCTACTCCGGCCACACCAGCCTCGCGTTCTCGCTCGCCGTGGCGAGCGGGACCGTGGCCAGCATGCGCGGCTACACCATGGCGCCGTGGATCTGGGGCGCGGGACTCGCCGTCGCAGCGACCACGGGCTACCTGAGGCTGGCCGCGGACAAACATTACATGACCGACGTCATCGCGGGCGCGGCCATCGGCTCGGCCGTGGGGTTCGCCCTTCCCTACCTCTTCCACAGGCCGAAGGAGAGCGGCTCGGACAAACTCCTTCTCACCGCGACCCCCTCGTCGGGCGGAGGCATGCTTGCGGTGAGCGGAAGATGGTGATATGGAGGTGATCATGAACGAACAAATACAAAATTCAGGGCGCAACATCCTCATCGCCGCCATCGTCGCCATAGGGATCATCGGCGGCGGATTTTTCGCGGGCAACGGCTTCTACAGGAGCCGCATGGCCGACCGCTACGTCACGGTCAAGGGGCTCTCGGAAAAAGACGTGAGCGCCGACCTCGCGGTCTGGAATCTCAAGATCGCGGCGACCGGGGACGAGCTGTCGTCGGTCCAGGACAAGGTCGAGATCGACCACGCCGAGCTCATGGCATTCCTCGAGAAGAGCGGAATTCCCAAGGAGGAGATCAGCGCAAGGCAGGTGAGCGTCACCGACCTCATGGCCCAGCAATACAGATCGGAGCGCGCAGGCGAGAGCCGCTTCATCATCACCTCTTCGGTCACGGTGCGCTCGAACGACGTGAACAAGATGAGGGAGCTCGCGGGCCGCACGGGCGAGATCATAAGAAAAGGGCTGGTGCTGGCCGACGACACGGGCCCATCCTACATCTTCACCAAGCTCAACGAGATCAAACCGGCGATGATCGCCGAGGCCACGAAGAACGCGCGCAGCGCGGCCGAGCAATTCGCAGCGGATTCGGGCAGCAGGGTCGGCAAGATCCGCCGCGCCTACCAGGGCGTCTTCTCCATCGAGGCGCGCGACGGATCGTCAATCCCATCGGACGGCTACATGGGGGACGCCAACTCGCGCGCGATCGACAAGAAGGTCCGCGTGGTCTCCACCGTGGATTATTATCTGGCGAACTGATCCCTACGAAGCGCCCGCCCTCTTCATCACCTTGTAGAAATACCCCTGGCTGACGCGGAGGTTCGCGATCGCGTCCTTTGCCCTGCCCCCTGCGGCGACGAGCGCGGCCGAGAAGACGAGGGGGAGGTAGTCTTCCAGCTTCATGCCGCGCGTGTAGTTGAACGGCCCGGCGTACGCCGAGCACCCTTTGTCCTTCAGCCCGTATCTCTTGATCCTGCTGTAGAGCGTGGCAGGGGCGATGCACAGTTCGATTGCCGCCCTGTGCGCCTTGAACCCGTTCGCAGCGAGACACTTGGCGATGATCGCCATCTCGTAGTCGGCCCAGGACTTGCTCCGATCATATTCGTTGCGCGCGTCGACCCTCGCCCTCTCCCTGCCTGCGCCCGCTGCCGGGGGAACCGCCGGGCCTGCGACGGGCGATGCGGCCGGAGGCGCTGCGAAGGCCGCCCAGGACTTTGCGATCGGATGATTCTGCGGTATCGCGCGCTCGTCGATCAGATCTCCCTCCACAAGCGCCACGCTCACCTTGATCAGGTTCTCCAACTCCCTCACGTTTCCGGGCCACGGGTACTCGAGAAGCCTCTTCATGAGACCCGGCGAGACCTTGAGGTTGCCGGCCGGCGCAGCCTCGACGACGAATCGCTCCACCAGGAGGGCCACGTCCTCCGGCCTCTCCCGGAGCGGCGGTATCTCTATCTTCATCTGGCACAGGCGGTAGTAGAGGTCCTCCCTGAAGCCCCCGGCCTTCATGAGCTCCTCTATGTCTCGGTTGGAGGCGGCGATGAGCCTTATGTCCACCGGCCTCGGCTTCGTCTCGCCCACGCGCGTGCACTCCCTCTCCTGCAGCACACGCAGGAGTTTCACCTGCAGCTCCGGCGCCAACTCCCCCACCTCGTCGAGGAAGAGCGTGCCGCCGTTCGCCCCCTCGATCAGCCCGGGTTTGTCGCGGGCCGCCCCGGTGAATGCGCCCGCCTTGTACCCGAAGAGCTCCGACTCGATCAGCGTGGAGGGGATCGCGCCGCAGTTGATGGCGACGAAGCGGGCGGAGCTCCTCCTGGAATGGTTGGAGTGCAGCGCCCTCGCGATCAGCTCTTTCCCGGTGCCGGATTCGCCGCAGATGAACACGGACAGCTCGGTATCGGCGACCTTGTCCAGGACCCTGAGGATTTTCTGCATGGCCGGACTCCTGGAGGCTATGACGCCGTAGTCGAATCTGAACGAGTCGGACCTTTCCTTGAGCATCTCCTGATAGCGATCGGCGAGGCGCGACGCCTCCGCCAGCTCGTTCGAGAGCGATTTTTCCTTCTCCTCCGACCGCGCCAGGAGCCTCGCCGTCTCGATCGCAAGCCCCACCTGATCCGTGAAGGCGTCGAGCAGTCTGAAGTCGGCCGAGGCGAACGCGCCGGCGCGATGCCTGTCCTCGAGATACAGCGCGCCCACCACGCTCCCGCGCGCGCGGATCGGCAGGCAGAGGATCGAGCGGAGCGAGTGCGCCAGTATCGAAACCTCCTTCGCGAACCTGGAATCGGACATGGCGTCGTCCGTGCGGATCGGCCTGCCCTCCTCTATCGCCTGTCTTGCGAGGGTGCGGCTCAGCACCATCTCCTCCTCTTTGCCGCTGAGGTTGCGCACTGCCGCGACTCGGATATCCCCGGAGGAATCGAGCATGAGGACCGCCCCCGCACCGGCGCCGGAGAGCTCCAGCGCATAGAAGAGCACCGTCTTGAGCACGTAATCCAGGTCGTGCTCGGCCGAGATGAGTTTGTTGATCTCCAGT
This bacterium DNA region includes the following protein-coding sequences:
- the asnS gene encoding asparagine--tRNA ligase, giving the protein MHVFTSDIPKHVGHEVTIRGWIYNLRSSGKITFLQLRDGMGFIQCIVHRPDVSDEIWEDAHRLTLESSAIVTGKIAKHPKRDEYELHVTGIHIVQIAPEYPIGKKEHGPDFLLDLRHLWLRSQKQWAIQRVRNTIINATYEWFADNGFIKIDSPILTPAACEGTSTLFEVDYFDLGKAYLSQSGQLYIEAAIMSHGRVFDFGPVFRAEKSKTRRHLTEFWMMDAEMAFCDHNGSMEIQEQLISHIVKRAIERNCQELNILERDVERLAKVAPPFPRMTHAEAVEKLHKLGSDIKEDDDLGGDDETLITRDEEKPLFIEKYPAKVKAFYMKRDPENDDLALCSDLLAPDGFGEIIGGSQREDDYDTLVRRLDENKLPRRAFEWYLDLRKYGSVPHAGFGYGLERLTGWICGVTHIRETIPFPRLITRLTP
- a CDS encoding phosphatase PAP2 family protein → MATILCSASYARADERSPKRDLRYDLRLDLAATSIATAGWILTSALQDEMAPAGCRWCSVDSFDSWGHDNIKWSSIKTADYASHALAYGLAPALAFGLDALAANADDAIDGFWVDALVIAEAAAISSFATQIVQISAGRQRPYAHYGTGGSSGPSDNTSFYSGHTSLAFSLAVASGTVASMRGYTMAPWIWGAGLAVAATTGYLRLAADKHYMTDVIAGAAIGSAVGFALPYLFHRPKESGSDKLLLTATPSSGGGMLAVSGRW
- a CDS encoding SIMPL domain-containing protein (The SIMPL domain is named for its presence in mouse protein SIMPL (signalling molecule that associates with mouse pelle-like kinase). Bacterial member BP26, from Brucella, was shown to assemble into a channel-like structure, while YggE from E. coli has been associated with resistance to oxidative stress.), translating into MNEQIQNSGRNILIAAIVAIGIIGGGFFAGNGFYRSRMADRYVTVKGLSEKDVSADLAVWNLKIAATGDELSSVQDKVEIDHAELMAFLEKSGIPKEEISARQVSVTDLMAQQYRSERAGESRFIITSSVTVRSNDVNKMRELAGRTGEIIRKGLVLADDTGPSYIFTKLNEIKPAMIAEATKNARSAAEQFAADSGSRVGKIRRAYQGVFSIEARDGSSIPSDGYMGDANSRAIDKKVRVVSTVDYYLAN
- a CDS encoding sigma 54-interacting transcriptional regulator, yielding ESSRHRPDAAFDHLVPAVEYLRSLPEKTAADWAALSRGLLEMGDISREAGRLDEARMRLDEARGIAFQVAQAAPQRFWILSTMAEVARAQGRKGEFSDLLDMIEAMASTDAEKKTLIDLKSKAGPAAEPQPQSQPQLQPQPQPSAPHNHYERILEINKLISAEHDLDYVLKTVLFYALELSGAGAGAVLMLDSSGDIRVAAVRNLSGKEEEMVLSRTLARQAIEEGRPIRTDDAMSDSRFAKEVSILAHSLRSILCLPIRARGSVVGALYLEDRHRAGAFASADFRLLDAFTDQVGLAIETARLLARSEEKEKSLSNELAEASRLADRYQEMLKERSDSFRFDYGVIASRSPAMQKILRVLDKVADTELSVFICGESGTGKELIARALHSNHSRRSSARFVAINCGAIPSTLIESELFGYKAGAFTGAARDKPGLIEGANGGTLFLDEVGELAPELQVKLLRVLQERECTRVGETKPRPVDIRLIAASNRDIEELMKAGGFREDLYYRLCQMKIEIPPLRERPEDVALLVERFVVEAAPAGNLKVSPGLMKRLLEYPWPGNVRELENLIKVSVALVEGDLIDERAIPQNHPIAKSWAAFAAPPAASPVAGPAVPPAAGAGRERARVDARNEYDRSKSWADYEMAIIAKCLAANGFKAHRAAIELCIAPATLYSRIKRYGLKDKGCSAYAGPFNYTRGMKLEDYLPLVFSAALVAAGGRAKDAIANLRVSQGYFYKVMKRAGAS